The genomic window GCTGGCAATCGTTACGTTCTTAAAGGAGACACCGCAGTGATGCTTCTCTTTGATTCCAAGGGAAAGATAGCTGGAATTCAAAATGGGGTAATGAACACAACTTAGGTTTTACCCTCTTTTACTTTGGGTTAAAAAAATGTCCTTAGTGACGAGTCTTATTTAtcgccgggggggggggggaagggagttCGGCTCCCAAAatgctctgtaatattcttatgctcCCCCCCCGTCCTCCTCACTGGCAGGTAACTGACTGTCAATCTTCGACAGTCTCCGCTGTTGACGGGGACTGTCGATCTGTTGACGACTGTTGACGACCGTTGGTGACTATTGACGACCGTTGACGACTGTTGACGACCGTAGACGACAACTGATCTCCCACTTCGTTCCCCCTGAGAACCATGTAATCCACCCAAAACCTCCATCCATCGCCCGGCGATATCCGGTAACTGCCTCTCTAAGCCTCAAGCCATCGTTCAATTTTAGATTCCCAAGTCAGCTGTTGGAGACTTACGGGCTCCCTGGATTCGTGAAGGGGGTAACTACGTCATAACAGCTTACTTTACCGATCCTGAAACCATCTGTAGTGGACCCAGGCCCGTAACACCTTACTTAGGAGACCAACTTTTGCTACAGATTGGAAACAAGATTTCTAACACCATGTCGATTCCTTTCAAGCAAGAGGATTTGGCTGGAACTAAGTGGGTGCGCGGGGGCTGTTTCCCTTCCATGGGCAAGTCGAAGTCATACctattttattactttctttaTAAGTAACTTGTTTCCATGCTACTGCCTCATTGAAAATCATAGAGAAGTTTTGGTTAGTCAGGAAGAAGTTCATCAGCCTATAAACGTACAGATCCAAGACTCGGGAGGGTTGCTTATAGCATCAATTTTCCACGatatgttcaatttttttacggTCTTGGAAATTTAGTGGTTTATCTTTAGTTTTCGATGATGTgagaaaaattatgttttacATTAAATTACCTTTTGACTAATTTCAACCAGTAACTGCTTTGCAAATTGACATCTGATTAAACCATCCAGTTTTGGGGTTTTTTCAGGTCGTCATTACTGGTACAACATCTCACCGGATATGGACTGCCGAGACTTTTACCCGATGTTTCTGTTGTACAACAGGGATCGTCTGACCGGTTTTGGCTGGGTCGCCATTGGTAATGCTGACAGTCCACGGTACGAACATCCCCCCGCTAAAAGACTCGGGGTA from Pocillopora verrucosa isolate sample1 chromosome 8, ASM3666991v2, whole genome shotgun sequence includes these protein-coding regions:
- the LOC131777869 gene encoding uncharacterized protein, which codes for MKSFIFVFVLGTCAQAWRWPWESKPEAPEWSQLSVTWGKFDKLPQDKDAAIKTGWKLTASCDAANYFAGNRYVLKGDTAVMLLFDSKGKIAGIQNGIPKSAVGDLRAPWIREGGNYVITAYFTDPETICSGPRPVTPYLGDQLLLQIGNKISNTMSIPFKQEDLAGTKWVRGGCFPSMGRHYWYNISPDMDCRDFYPMFLLYNRDRLTGFGWVAIGNADSPRYEHPPAKRLGLGFFLSATKPKCIANLKSLTTQHVYLDKRPYLNLCFI